The proteins below are encoded in one region of Hordeum vulgare subsp. vulgare chromosome 3H, MorexV3_pseudomolecules_assembly, whole genome shotgun sequence:
- the LOC123444218 gene encoding farnesyl pyrophosphate synthase-like — MAAAAAVALSNGSGGDSKAEFAEIYSRLKEEMLEDPAFEFTDESLQWIDRMLDYNVLGGKCNRGLSVIDSYKTLKGVDVLSKEETFLACTLGWCIEWLQAYFLVLDDIMDNSQTRRGQPCWFRVPQVGLIAVNDGIILRNHISRILQRHFRGKPYYVDLIDLFNEVEFKTASGQLLDLITTHEGEKDLTKYNLNVHRRIVQYKTAYYSFYLPVACALLLSGENLDNFGDVKNILVEMGTYFQVQDDYLDCFGDPESIGKIGTDIEDYKCSWLVVQALDHADESQKRILLENYGKSDPESVAKVKDLYKELDLETAFHKFERESYNKLITDIEAQPSKAVQKVLMSFLEKIYKRQK, encoded by the exons atggcggcggcggcggcggtggcgttgTCGAACGGCTCCGGTGGCGACTCCAAGGCCGAGTTCGCGGAAATATACAGCAGGCTCAAGGAGGAGATGCTCGAGGACCCCGCCTTCGAGTTCACCGACGAGTCCCTCCAGTGGATCGACCGC ATGCTGGATTACAATGTcctaggaggaaagtgcaaccgtGGGCTCTCTGTCATTGATAGCTACAAGACATTGAAAGGTGTAGATGTTTTGAGCAAGGAGGAGACGTTTCTTGCCTGCACCCTTGGTTGGTGTATTGAATGG CTTCAAGCATATTTTCTTGTGCTTGATGATATCATGGACAACTCCCAGACACGACGGGGCCAGCCTTGCTGGTTTAGGGTGCCTCAG GTTGGCCTTATTGCTGTAAACGATGGGATTATCCTTCGCAACCATATTTCACGGATTCTTCAACGCCACTTCAGAGGAAAACCGTATTATGTTGATCTCATTGATTTGTTCAATGAG GTTGAGTTCAAGACAGCTTCAGGGCAGTTGTTGGATCTTATCACTACTCACGAGGGAGAAAAGGATCTCACAAAATATAACTTGAATGT TCACCGGCGCATTGTGCAATACAAGACAGCGTACTATTCATTTTATCTTCCG GTTGCATGTGCATTGCTGCTGTCGGGTGAGAATTTGGATAACTTCGGCGATGTAAAGAACATTCTTGTTGAAATGGGAACATACTTTCAAGTCCAG GATGATTATCTAGATTGTTTTGGAGATCCTGAATCTATTGGCAAG ATTGGAACTGACATTGAAGACTACAAGTGTTCCTGGTTAGTTGTGCAAGCTCTTGACCATGCAGATGAGAGCCAAAAGCGCATTCTACTT GAAAATTATGGAAAGTCAGATCCAGAGTCTGTTGCAAAAGTGAAGGATCTGTATAAAGAACTTGATCTGGAG ACGGCATTTCACAAGTTTGAGCGTGAGAGCTACAATAAGCTGATCACCGACATTGAGGCCCAGCCAAGCAAAGCTGTTCAGAAAGTTTTGATGTCCTTCTTGGAGAAGATCTACAAGAGGCAGAAGTAG